The following are from one region of the Silurus meridionalis isolate SWU-2019-XX chromosome 25, ASM1480568v1, whole genome shotgun sequence genome:
- the LOC124379377 gene encoding beta-enolase has translation MSIVKIHAREILDSRGNPTVEVDLYTEKGRFRAAVPSGASTGVHEALELRDGDKTRYLGKGVTKAVDHVNKDIAPKLLQQKLSVVDQEKIDKLMLELDGTENKSKFGANAILGVSLAVCKAGAAEKGVPLFRHIADLAGHADVILPVPAFNVINGGSHAGNKLAMQEFMILPVGAANFREAMRIGAEVYHNLKSVIKSKYGKDATNVGDEGGFAPNILENNEALELLKSAIEKAGYSDKIIIGMDVAASEFFRNGKYDLDFKSPDDPKRHITGEQLGDLYKSFIKNYPVQSIEDPFDQDDWENWTKFTSSVDIQIVGDDLTVTNPKRIQQAVEKKACNCLLLKVNQIGSVTESIQACKLAQKNGWGVMVSHRSGETEDTFIADLVVGLCTGQIKTGAPCRSERLAKYNQLMRIEEQLGDKAKFAGKDFRHPKLN, from the exons TGAGGCTCTGGAGCTGAGGGATGGAGACAAAACTCGCTACCTGGGC aaaggTGTGACTAAAGCTGTGGATCATGTGAATAAGGACATCGCTCCCAAACTCCTGCAGCAA AAGCTCAGTGTTGTGGATCAGGAGAAGATCGATAAGCTCATGCTGGAACTTGATGGCACTGAGAacaaat CTAAGTTTGGTGCTAACGCTATCCTGGGTGTGTCTCTGGCGGTGTGTAAGGCCGGTGCGGCGGAGAAAGGTGTCCCTCTCTTCCGCCATATTGCTGATCTCGCCGGCCACGCTGATGTCATTCTGCCCGTTCCT GCGTTTAACGTGATTAACGGTGGCTCTCACGCTGGGAATAAACTCGCCATGCAGGAGTTCATGATTCTTCCTGTCGGTGCAGCCAACTTCCGCGAGGCCATGCGCATCGGCGCTGAGGTTTATCACAACCTCAAGAGCGTCATCAAGAGCAAATACGGAAAAGACGCCACCAACGTAGGGGACGAGGGCGGATTCGCCCCCAACATCCTGGAGAACAACGAGG CTCTCGAGCTGCTGAAGTCAGCTATTGAGAAAGCCGGCTACAGCGATAAGATCATCATTGGCATGGATGTCGCTGCGTCTGAGTTCTTCAGGAACGGAAAATACGACCTGGACTTCAAATCCCCTGACGATCCCAAACGCCACATCACTGGGGAACAGCTTGGAGATCTGTATAAGAGCTTCATCAAGAACTACCCAG TCCAGTCTATTGAGGACCCCTTTGACCAGGATGACTGGGAAAACTGGACAAAGTTCACCAGCTCTGTGGACATCCAGATCGTAGGAGATGATCTGACAGTGACAAACCCCAAACGCATTCAGCAGGCTGTGGAGAAGAAAGCCTGCAACTGCCTGCTACTCAAAGTCAACCAGATTGGCTCTGTCACTGAGTCCATTCAGGC atgtaaACTGGCTCAGAAGAATGGATGGGGTGTGATGGTCAGCCATCGCTCTGGAGAGACTGAAGACACCTTCATCGCTGATCTGGTGGTGGGACTCTGCACAGGACAG ATTAAGACTGGCGCCCCCTGTAGGTCAGAACGTTTGGCCAAATACAACCAGCTGATGAG AATTGAGGAGCAGTTGGGAGACAAAGCCAAGTTTGCAGGGAAGGATTTCCGTCATCCCAAATTGAACTGA